A window of the Thalassospira indica genome harbors these coding sequences:
- the grxD gene encoding Grx4 family monothiol glutaredoxin, translating to MTDNPVFERIQKDVNDNDVVLFMKGTAMFPQCGFSAAVVQVLAELGVQFKDINVLVDPAIRQGIKDFSNWPTIPQLYVKGEFLGGCDIVREMAASGELSQHLKDKGVAVAA from the coding sequence ATGACCGACAATCCGGTATTCGAACGCATCCAGAAAGACGTCAATGACAATGACGTCGTCCTGTTCATGAAGGGCACCGCAATGTTCCCGCAGTGCGGTTTCTCTGCCGCTGTTGTTCAGGTCCTGGCTGAGCTTGGCGTTCAGTTCAAAGATATCAACGTTCTGGTCGACCCGGCGATCCGTCAGGGCATCAAGGACTTCTCCAACTGGCCGACCATTCCGCAGCTTTACGTCAAGGGCGAGTTCCTTGGTGGTTGCGACATCGTGCGTGAAATGGCCGCCAGCGGCGAGCTGTCCCAGCACCTGAAAGACAAGGGCGTTGCCGTCGCTGCCTAA